A genomic region of Oryza glaberrima chromosome 1, OglaRS2, whole genome shotgun sequence contains the following coding sequences:
- the LOC127785672 gene encoding uncharacterized protein LOC127785672: MAPPPPHRPYKRPAISDQQRRRDLALQAQSARRADAQARARSLANSLLSPSSAAADTAVEGDSERDHEPTVAEAASKLRGSDARRWFARQIMLPEWMADAPPHLATDWHVFARPAGKRCLVVSCNGITISRLRNGSILHRFPSALPNGSKRDISGPASSYSILDCIFHEPDETYYIIDMICWRGYSLYDCTAEFRFFWVNSKLMETTAGDPPSTYHRYRFSAVPIYECTLQGLQAAYSGSTPYVKDGLLFYNKHAHYLAGITPLALVWKDEACSQYVIDTDSKGQVPSEQHIVLDLQEDGKLTTSDDPPVVFGSLDNEFIQKSNLRPGNLLRFAVKDERVKLVDGKMEISELQFVGKPNRARAFADSHSKALFQYAARHAPLRIEDLVASIQSNNMELESTDVEMEG, encoded by the exons atggcgccgccgccgccgcatcgaccCTACAAGCGCCCCGCCATCTCCgaccagcagcgccgccgcgaccTCGCCCTCCAGGCCCAGTCTGCCCGCCGCGCTGACGCCCAGGCGCGCGCCCGCAGCCTCGCCAACTCCCTTCTGTCCCCGTCCTCTGCCGCTGCCGACACAGCAGTGGAGGGCGACAGCGAGCGCGATCATGAGCCCACCGTCGCCGAGGCCGCTTCCAAGCTTCGCGGCTCCGATGCGCGCCGCTGGTTCGCCCGCCAGATCATGCTCCCGGAGTGGATGGCTGACGCTCCTCCCCACCTCGCCACCGACTG GCATGTTTTTGCCAGACCTGCCGGGAAACGGTGCTTGGTCGTCTCTTGCAACGGCATCACCATTAGCAGGCTCCGAAACGGATCCATTCTCCACCGATTCCCTTCCGCTCTTCCAAATGGATCAAAGAGAGACATCTCCGGACCAGCAAGTTCCTATTCCATCCTTGATTGCATCTTTCATGAG CCTGATGAAACATATTACATCATTGATATGATCTGTTGGAGAGGCTACTCCTTGTACGACTGCACCGCTGAGTTTAGGTTCTTTTGGGTGAATTCTAAGCTCATGGAGACCACTGCTGGTGATCCTCCATCAACGTACCATCGCTACAGATTCAGTGCTGTCCCTATATACGAGTGCACGCTTCAGGGTCTTCAAGCAGCATACTCAGGAAGCACACCATATGTGAAAGATGGCTTGCTGTTTTACAACAA GCATGCACATTATCTAGCTGGTATCACACCCCTTGCACTGGTCTGGAAAGATGAGGCTTGTAGTCAATATGTTATTGACACAGATAGCAAGGGACAAGTCCCAAGTGAGCAGCAT ATTGTGCTGGATCTGCAAGAGGATGGAAAGCTTACTACTTCTGATGATCCTCCAGTTGTCTTTGGTAGCTTGGACAATGAATTCATTCAGAAG TCAAACCTGCGGCCAGGGAATCTTCTTCGCTTTGCTGTCAAAGATGAAAGAGTGAAACTTGTGGATGGAAAGATGGAGATTAGTGAGCTTCAATTTGTTGGAAAGCCGAATCGTGCTCGTGCTTTTGCTGACAGCCACTCGAAA GCTTTGTTCCAGTACGCTGCTAGGCATGCTCCTCTGAGAATTGAGGATCTCGTTGCCTCGATTCAGTCAAACAATATGGAGCTTGAATCTACGGATGTTGAAATGGAAGGTTGA